In Chitinivibrionales bacterium, the following are encoded in one genomic region:
- a CDS encoding SAM-dependent chlorinase/fluorinase — protein sequence MSRPVALLTDFGTKDWFVASMKGVILSINPSAVIVDITHHITAGDISSAAFNLLSCHAFFPNGTIFVAVVDPGVGSSRQAIAVKAGPYFFIGPDNGVLSPAIDNYYNPELRSLLNPKYFRKKVSATFHGRDIFAPAAAYLSKGIAFGKLGPRIKGVVRLTMPLAREVGNKIVGCILYLDHFGNAITNIPSSLLDSKVKYVSVKGSKVPMAACYSDVDEGKPLAVIGSCGFVEISVNRGDAARKMRLKVGDKVEMINSGK from the coding sequence TTGAGCAGACCTGTCGCCCTCCTCACCGACTTCGGCACCAAAGACTGGTTCGTGGCCAGCATGAAGGGCGTTATCCTGTCAATCAATCCATCCGCAGTTATTGTTGATATCACCCATCATATCACCGCGGGAGACATTTCCTCTGCCGCGTTCAACCTGCTTTCCTGCCATGCGTTTTTTCCCAATGGAACGATTTTCGTCGCAGTTGTTGACCCCGGCGTGGGAAGCTCGCGGCAAGCCATTGCCGTAAAGGCCGGACCGTATTTCTTTATCGGCCCTGATAACGGCGTGTTGTCGCCCGCCATCGACAACTATTACAACCCGGAACTGCGCAGCCTGCTCAATCCGAAATATTTCAGAAAGAAAGTAAGCGCCACGTTCCACGGGCGCGACATTTTTGCGCCGGCCGCCGCGTACCTGAGCAAAGGAATTGCATTTGGAAAGCTCGGCCCGCGGATAAAGGGAGTTGTCCGGCTTACCATGCCCCTGGCACGGGAAGTTGGAAATAAAATTGTCGGATGCATTCTGTATTTAGACCATTTCGGAAATGCAATCACCAACATTCCTTCTTCATTACTTGACAGCAAGGTAAAGTATGTTTCCGTGAAAGGCAGCAAAGTGCCGATGGCGGCGTGTTATTCCGACGTTGACGAAGGAAAGCCTCTCGCCGTTATCGGGTCATGCGGGTTCGTGGAAATATCGGTCAACAGAGGCGATGCGGCGAGAAAAATGAGATTGAAGGTGGGGGATAAAGTAGAGATGATAAATTCTGGAAAATGA
- a CDS encoding YkgJ family cysteine cluster protein, which produces MKSFYGKGIRFKCQNCGSCCGNRGEYAFVYVILEERRRLASHLQIQLDHFTRRYCRKTAGRYHLKDRGNHCVFLENGRCGVYLARPAQCRSWPFWPENMYAKIWENEVRPACPGVGKGRLHSAKEIGEFLFS; this is translated from the coding sequence ATGAAATCTTTTTATGGTAAGGGGATCCGTTTTAAATGCCAGAACTGCGGTTCCTGCTGCGGCAACAGGGGTGAATATGCCTTTGTGTATGTGATTCTGGAGGAACGCCGGCGCCTTGCCAGTCATTTACAAATACAACTTGACCATTTCACCCGCCGTTATTGCAGGAAAACCGCCGGACGTTATCATTTGAAGGACAGGGGAAACCACTGCGTTTTTCTGGAAAACGGCCGGTGCGGGGTGTACCTCGCGCGTCCGGCGCAATGCCGCTCGTGGCCCTTCTGGCCCGAAAACATGTACGCAAAAATCTGGGAGAACGAGGTGCGTCCGGCATGTCCGGGAGTCGGAAAGGGAAGGCTCCATTCTGCAAAGGAAATTGGGGAATTCCTGTTCAGTTGA
- a CDS encoding Ig-like domain-containing protein: protein MKLFSLGKLLAVLAVVPLCCTIQNILPTSQAQTSGSIAGKVVQVQSKAMVYLEQGRPVDSVAINPADGYFSLANIPEGTYRLRIAADGYDTVLATLVIDPGKSYDIGYLVLVKRVQSFNDSIPSVNDYYPQNNAELIYLPPDEYSQGSARLFVSVSFDRPMNRESVEKALTIDPPLSGGYFEWYQNSRTFNYQPSSVVWNGSAYVDTLTTASDMAPTVAYDVVATPSLPSATITTYSVAKSFTFYFPRSGCFTDTTYTIKISRSAVDTAGTPLDTALEFKFHTVQSTVSYNDIEMLPHSGDDWVDLLAPNGIQMIFPRRMDQASTEAHLHLNVLPDPVFMWTDYNTLTIYTGGVFFPDTKYVITLDSAALDLDNTAIGKAETLSFQTSPIIVTGSTPQRGALGVYTNTSIVLTFNTYVDRTSFAGVSSLVSRSGDTVQCVLNNNWACAKYSSCYPTCVDCLDTTFTLTQMLFVPAAELQHNMLYTLHLNPGAKDLNGYAMKDGYDLQFITMP, encoded by the coding sequence ATGAAGCTCTTCTCTCTCGGCAAGTTGCTGGCCGTACTGGCGGTTGTTCCCTTGTGCTGCACGATCCAGAACATTCTTCCCACCAGTCAAGCGCAGACCTCGGGGTCCATTGCCGGCAAGGTGGTGCAGGTCCAGAGCAAGGCCATGGTGTATCTCGAGCAGGGCAGGCCGGTGGACAGCGTGGCCATCAATCCGGCGGACGGGTATTTCTCCCTTGCAAACATCCCCGAAGGAACGTACCGCCTGAGAATCGCGGCCGACGGCTACGACACGGTACTCGCGACCCTGGTGATCGACCCGGGCAAGTCCTACGACATCGGCTATCTTGTGCTTGTCAAGCGCGTCCAGTCGTTCAACGACAGCATTCCCTCGGTCAACGATTATTATCCCCAGAACAACGCGGAGCTGATCTATCTTCCGCCCGATGAATACAGCCAGGGCAGCGCGCGGCTGTTCGTTTCGGTGAGCTTCGACCGTCCCATGAACCGCGAGTCGGTCGAAAAGGCGCTGACCATTGATCCGCCGCTTTCGGGAGGGTATTTCGAATGGTACCAGAACTCCAGAACGTTCAACTACCAGCCATCCAGCGTCGTATGGAACGGCAGCGCCTACGTGGACACATTGACGACCGCCAGTGACATGGCTCCCACGGTTGCCTACGATGTGGTCGCCACTCCTTCTCTGCCTTCGGCGACGATAACAACCTATTCGGTGGCAAAGTCGTTCACGTTTTATTTCCCACGCTCCGGATGCTTTACCGACACGACTTATACGATAAAGATTTCGCGCAGCGCGGTTGATACCGCAGGCACTCCCCTTGATACGGCGCTGGAATTCAAGTTCCACACCGTTCAATCCACCGTTTCCTACAATGACATAGAAATGCTCCCGCACAGCGGCGACGACTGGGTTGACCTTCTCGCGCCGAACGGGATTCAGATGATCTTCCCGCGCCGCATGGACCAGGCCTCAACAGAAGCGCACCTGCACCTCAACGTGCTGCCCGACCCGGTGTTCATGTGGACCGACTACAACACCTTGACCATCTACACCGGCGGCGTCTTCTTTCCGGACACCAAGTACGTCATCACCCTCGACTCGGCCGCGCTTGACCTTGACAACACGGCGATCGGCAAGGCCGAAACGCTGAGCTTCCAGACCAGTCCCATCATCGTCACGGGCAGCACGCCGCAGCGGGGAGCGCTCGGGGTATACACCAACACCAGCATTGTGCTCACGTTCAACACCTACGTGGACCGGACATCATTTGCCGGGGTTTCGTCCCTGGTTTCCCGCAGCGGCGACACGGTGCAATGCGTCCTCAACAACAACTGGGCATGCGCAAAATATTCATCCTGCTACCCCACCTGCGTTGATTGCCTTGACACCACTTTCACGCTTACCCAGATGCTTTTTGTGCCCGCGGCCGAGCTGCAGCACAACATGCTTTACACGTTGCACCTCAACCCGGGGGCAAAAGACCTGAACGGCTATGCGATGAAGGACGGGTATGATCTGCAATTTATTACAATGCCATAA
- a CDS encoding HIT domain-containing protein produces MEKLWAPWRMKYIKEAIDKPESGCIFCEKAKQKTDKENLILYRGKNAYVICNAFPYNNGHLMVVPYKHTSSMDDLDDASALEVWKLIALCRRVLSNTFNPDGFNIGINLGRAAGAGIDTHLHVHIVPRWNGDTNFMPVVADTKVISQGLEETYEELLKGFKE; encoded by the coding sequence ATGGAAAAGCTCTGGGCGCCGTGGCGCATGAAATATATCAAGGAAGCCATTGACAAGCCGGAGAGCGGCTGCATCTTCTGCGAAAAGGCCAAACAGAAAACCGACAAGGAGAACCTGATCCTTTACCGGGGCAAAAACGCCTACGTAATCTGCAACGCCTTCCCCTACAACAACGGCCACCTCATGGTGGTGCCCTACAAACACACCAGCAGCATGGACGACCTCGACGACGCGAGCGCGCTTGAGGTGTGGAAGCTTATTGCACTGTGCCGCAGGGTTCTTTCCAATACCTTCAACCCGGACGGTTTCAACATCGGCATCAACCTGGGGCGCGCGGCAGGCGCGGGCATCGACACGCATTTACATGTGCACATCGTGCCACGATGGAACGGGGACACGAATTTCATGCCGGTGGTGGCAGACACGAAGGTGATTTCGCAGGGGCTGGAGGAGACGTATGAAGAGCTTTTGAAAGGTTTTAAAGAATAA